A genome region from Paenibacillus pabuli includes the following:
- the sigW gene encoding RNA polymerase sigma factor SigW, giving the protein MDNLENRLIKLVLKGDQRAFAEIVELYKDKLFHLAYRMLNNRHEAEDVVQETFLRVFRNMEKYDPNQKFSTWIYRIATNLCIDRLRRKKPSYSLDAELNDQEGSDGYAMLPSDDRTPESEALLSETQTLIREAIDSLPAKYKSVMILRYLQDLSLQEISDVTGMPVTTIKTRVHRGRDFLRKKLEYKL; this is encoded by the coding sequence GGGTGATCAGCGGGCCTTTGCAGAAATCGTAGAGTTATACAAGGACAAGCTATTTCATTTGGCATACCGGATGCTGAACAATCGTCATGAAGCTGAGGACGTTGTACAGGAGACGTTTTTGCGTGTGTTTCGCAATATGGAGAAATATGATCCAAACCAGAAGTTTTCAACCTGGATCTACCGGATTGCAACCAACTTGTGCATTGATCGTTTGCGGAGGAAGAAACCATCTTACTCTTTAGATGCCGAGTTGAATGATCAGGAAGGATCAGATGGTTATGCCATGCTTCCGAGTGATGATCGTACACCAGAAAGCGAAGCACTATTGTCAGAAACACAGACTCTTATTCGTGAGGCTATTGACAGTCTGCCGGCCAAATATAAGTCAGTCATGATTTTGAGATATTTACAAGACTTGTCGCTGCAGGAAATCAGTGATGTCACAGGCATGCCCGTAACAACGATCAAAACACGTGTGCATCGGGGTCGTGATTTTTTGCGTAAAAAACTGGAATATAAGTTGTAA
- a CDS encoding zf-HC2 domain-containing protein: protein MDCNSAVSLMHECLDESLSPAQKVELKGHLVTCPDCRMRFKELEQTEMLLFAMKHYSPSASDELTNRIMNALPQPKRQQVWLKWVKGHPALTAAAFFLVVMLFSAWSFWDQNNEMVVKGNNLDQIVIEGNTVIVPQGKSIAGDLTIENGTAQVYGDVDGNLTVIDGQLYQASTAHISGQVKSIDQALDWFWYKITNMVNEVAYR from the coding sequence ATGGATTGCAACTCGGCCGTCTCTTTAATGCATGAATGTTTGGATGAGTCGTTGTCCCCGGCCCAGAAGGTAGAACTGAAAGGTCACCTTGTTACCTGTCCGGATTGTCGCATGCGCTTTAAAGAGTTGGAACAGACGGAAATGCTGCTCTTTGCCATGAAACATTATTCACCGTCTGCCTCGGATGAGCTGACCAATCGAATTATGAATGCTCTGCCCCAGCCCAAGAGACAGCAGGTATGGCTCAAGTGGGTCAAAGGACATCCGGCGCTGACGGCGGCAGCCTTCTTTTTGGTCGTGATGCTCTTTAGCGCTTGGAGCTTCTGGGATCAGAATAACGAAATGGTCGTTAAGGGTAATAATCTGGACCAGATCGTCATTGAAGGAAACACGGTTATTGTTCCTCAAGGCAAGTCAATTGCGGGCGATCTTACGATAGAAAACGGTACCGCCCAGGTATATGGTGATGTAGATGGCAATCTGACGGTGATCGACGGACAACTGTATCAAGCTTCGACGGCGCATATTTCCGGTCAGGTAAAAAGCATTGATCAGGCGCTGGACTGGTTCTGGTACAAAATAACCAATATGGTGAATGAAGTGGCTTATCGCTAG
- the cdaA gene encoding diadenylate cyclase CdaA, with product MNYFADLTWKESIKDVIDILIVTYIMYKLILLVRGTRAVQLLKGILFLVVIWALSTWLNLYTLKWLMNQMFTFGVVAVFIIFQPELRRGLEQLGRGKLFGRSTAASDEELTVLIGEIIKSVNYLSRRKIGALVVFERETGLNDYTESGIQMQSLVSSELMINIFIPNTPLHDGAVIIQGKQISAAACYLPLSENPFISKELGTRHRAAIGITEVADAICLVVSEETGQVSLAMNGQVVRDIKEESLIAKLYEELRPTSNLNKKNNWTSFWKRKGGTK from the coding sequence ATGAACTATTTTGCTGACTTAACGTGGAAAGAGTCCATTAAGGACGTTATCGATATATTGATTGTTACCTATATTATGTACAAACTGATTTTGCTTGTACGGGGTACACGTGCGGTCCAGCTGCTTAAGGGTATTCTGTTCCTTGTGGTGATCTGGGCACTAAGTACGTGGCTAAACCTGTATACGCTCAAATGGCTCATGAACCAGATGTTTACATTTGGTGTGGTAGCCGTCTTTATTATATTCCAACCGGAACTGCGCCGCGGACTGGAGCAGCTGGGACGCGGTAAACTGTTCGGACGCTCGACTGCAGCCAGCGATGAAGAATTAACGGTGTTAATTGGCGAGATTATTAAGTCTGTGAACTATTTGTCTCGTCGTAAAATTGGTGCACTTGTTGTCTTCGAACGGGAAACGGGTTTGAACGATTACACGGAATCCGGAATTCAGATGCAATCGCTGGTTAGCTCGGAACTGATGATCAATATCTTCATTCCAAATACACCGCTCCACGATGGGGCTGTTATTATCCAGGGCAAACAGATCTCTGCAGCAGCATGTTATTTGCCATTATCCGAGAATCCATTTATCAGCAAGGAACTTGGAACGCGTCACCGTGCCGCGATTGGTATCACGGAGGTTGCGGACGCGATCTGTCTGGTTGTCTCGGAGGAGACAGGTCAAGTATCGCTGGCGATGAATGGACAGGTTGTTCGTGACATTAAGGAAGAGTCGCTGATTGCCAAGTTATATGAAGAGCTCCGTCCAACATCCAATCTAAACAAAAAGAATAACTGGACTTCCTTCTGGAAACGGAAGGGGGGAACGAAGTAA
- a CDS encoding CdaR family protein has translation MDKWFNNNNFAKVLALAVSLLLWFMIHLDEVPTTPTIATGTTNKVVERTVPVQPYGLDSNSYVLTSLSTDEVRLEIKGQRSMLTSIFTNDDYKVLVDLSQVKDGSNTLPLVPDLPSGVEVVSMEPSMVTVNVEKLGTKSFNVNIVPEGDPSAGYSLGTPVVEPTGPVKVTLPEGQLDAVAKVQGSVSVKDAKDDVTQKRVKLQAYDAEGKVLENAVITPQTVEVRIPVNQPYKSVPLRIKYSGQLPEGLVLSSVEPSVKEVSVYGTDEALAGIQAYDQVTLDLTQFEEAGTSTVNADLTPPPGFEKIEPSSIQIKVTVSPYDETEETTKVFPNVPITLTGVGNGLEAALVTPKSGGVNLTLKGSPSMLEGLSDEDIKLTADLHGLAAGTHDVQLEAELPRFAELDGTSNQMSATVKISEKAEDTTVPPSEEPTDEDNVGPEPSPAEVENGETDPAPDEGETTESNTDNQEQQTQQGNTTNRGNSSNSSGSSGTNGSNP, from the coding sequence ATGGATAAATGGTTTAACAATAATAACTTTGCCAAGGTCCTTGCTCTTGCAGTCAGTTTGCTTCTCTGGTTTATGATTCATCTGGATGAAGTTCCAACAACGCCAACGATTGCTACCGGAACGACCAACAAGGTGGTAGAGCGTACCGTACCTGTTCAGCCTTATGGCCTTGACAGCAATTCGTATGTACTGACTTCATTAAGTACAGATGAGGTACGTTTGGAGATCAAAGGACAGCGGTCCATGTTAACTTCCATATTTACAAATGATGATTATAAGGTACTCGTTGACCTGAGTCAGGTCAAAGATGGCTCTAATACGCTGCCGCTCGTTCCCGATCTGCCTTCTGGCGTCGAGGTGGTTAGCATGGAGCCTTCCATGGTTACAGTCAATGTTGAAAAATTGGGCACCAAATCTTTCAATGTGAATATTGTACCGGAAGGAGATCCATCCGCTGGATACAGCCTAGGGACCCCTGTCGTTGAGCCAACAGGTCCGGTTAAGGTAACTCTGCCGGAAGGGCAGTTGGACGCCGTAGCCAAGGTTCAGGGCAGTGTGAGTGTGAAGGACGCAAAAGATGATGTGACGCAGAAAAGGGTGAAACTACAGGCATATGATGCAGAAGGCAAAGTTCTTGAAAATGCAGTCATCACGCCACAAACCGTTGAAGTTCGCATTCCGGTTAATCAGCCCTATAAATCAGTACCCTTAAGAATCAAATATTCAGGACAGCTGCCGGAGGGATTGGTGCTGTCCAGTGTGGAACCAAGCGTGAAAGAAGTCTCGGTTTACGGTACGGATGAGGCACTTGCGGGTATACAGGCCTACGACCAAGTTACCCTGGATCTCACACAATTTGAGGAGGCGGGTACATCCACAGTTAACGCGGACTTGACGCCGCCTCCGGGTTTTGAGAAAATCGAGCCTAGTTCGATTCAGATCAAGGTTACTGTGTCACCTTATGATGAGACAGAGGAGACAACAAAGGTCTTTCCCAATGTCCCCATAACCCTTACGGGAGTGGGAAACGGTTTGGAAGCTGCACTTGTCACGCCCAAGAGCGGCGGTGTAAACCTGACACTGAAGGGTTCTCCGAGTATGCTTGAAGGTCTGAGTGACGAGGATATCAAGCTGACGGCAGATCTTCATGGGCTTGCCGCCGGGACGCATGATGTGCAGCTGGAGGCTGAATTGCCCCGGTTTGCTGAGCTGGATGGTACCTCTAATCAAATGAGTGCTACAGTCAAGATCAGTGAAAAAGCTGAGGATACGACGGTTCCCCCAAGCGAAGAGCCCACGGATGAAGATAACGTCGGACCGGAGCCTTCGCCTGCAGAAGTGGAGAACGGGGAAACGGATCCTGCGCCTGATGAAGGGGAAACGACAGAATCGAATACGGATAATCAGGAGCAGCAAACCCAGCAAGGTAATACAACGAATCGAGGCAACTCGAGTAACAGCAGCGGTAGCAGCGGTACCAATGGCTCTAATCCGTAA